The following nucleotide sequence is from Primulina tabacum isolate GXHZ01 chromosome 2, ASM2559414v2, whole genome shotgun sequence.
AGGCAAAGACCTTGTGTCATGTATGTTAGTCTGTAAGCAGTGGCTAGAGACTGCTCAGGACGATTATTTTTGGAAATGTCTTTGTGCGAGAAGATGGCCATCAATCTGCAAAAAATCCTCTCCTCCAACTTCAACATACCACAAGCTATTTAAAACCTTCTACAAGCAGAGACCGGTTAGAGCCCTTCTTCCCCCAAGACTGTCCTTCAATGACTTGGAATTTTACATTGACATATGGAGTGAAGATAGGTTGATTCTTTCAGAAGTGGTGCCGGGCCCTGTTCTACAAAAGGGTATGGGAACTCTGCCCCCTGGAATCTGCGACATGCTTAGATTTCACCTGAAGGGTCCAGAATACAAGATGACATGTTCTGTGCAGCCAAGATTCAACATTCCTTTTGATCAGACTGTTAGTGTTTCTGTACTCGTGGGTCAGAGGGATCCGAAGAAAGTTGCTTGTGTAATCAACAAGTCGATTTTTGATTATATAGATCGCTCAGCACATCGTGCCTTGGCTTTTGATTATCTTGATTTTTCACCAGCACACCCTTTTGTGTCTGGTATAAGGGCCTGGGTCTCCTTGCTTTTCATGGACCATGGTGATGAAGGGATTGTTGATGTTTTCGGGATTGAATTGGATTTCTGCGATGTTGCCGACTCTGAGGATCAAGTATTACGGCTTCTTGATATGCTTGATTGGAAGTGAAGAATCAGTATGTCAAAATTGACAAAAAGCACTGCCTAATATGGACAATGATGCATATGGGTTCCCTAATGTGCATTAGGTGCCATTTTATACGTTTTccgtgaataataataataattgttcCGATTGCTGCATTCTGCCGGCGAGTTTGTAAAATGTAATGTTGTAGGTTGTAATGGGGTTATGTCACAATTGTTGTCCTCGATACTCTTTCAAGTATTACAATACAATAATAAGTCTATCTTTGTTTATGTTATAGACttggtttttgttggtttttatTGTCGATGCCTGCGCCAATTTTATTTATTCGTTCTGAAAAGATAATAAAATACACCACCACTCCTTGTCTACTTGGGAATATTGGTTCACCAGCGAAAGGATGCCGTACTGAATACAGATTTTCATGTGCTCTACATCATTTTACCAAGTAGTCTTTACGTAACAATGCCAAAACTAATTCACACCAAGGAAAAAAATAGAATTTCCTGTCAATAAGAGCCATATAACTGTGTACAGTTGGATTATTATTATTCATATTAATCTCAAAACTGATGggcaaaatcaaaataaattgagcCTCCATTTATGCTTTGTGTGCGCAAGTCGCTGGAGCACACAACCGGGTATTTTACAAATGGAACTAGAGAAAACGCCATTTTGAACAGAAAAGAAACCTAGTAACGAAGCCAGTAGGTCCTGCGTCTGAACCAGTTGTAGTCGGGCAGCCCCTGGACAGGCCCCATCGCAGTAATTGCGACGTCCTGCACACAAAAGCAAGGATTGAATGCAATTTAAATCTAATGGAGAaccaaataattttattgaagCTCTGATCTAAAAATCGATCTTACTCTATCAAATATAAATCGGTTAGCAACACGTTTGACAGTGCTAGCATCTACAGAATCTATCCGGGCAAACAGTTCAGCATACGAGAGCCTTCTACCATATGTAAGCAGCTGCAATCAGGAAGAAAATAAATTCTCTTTTTAAGAAGAATAACTCGTACAAAAACAGATTACAATACTGTTTCGCAGAAATACGTTACCATTCATTCATTTATAGAATAGGATTAAAATGAACCGATATAATTACAGTTAAACCTAATCCCAAGAAAATGACCAACACACAGATCTCAGGAGGAGACAAATGAAAAGCACAGGCCTttgttgatcaagcaccaaagttCGATAGACTAATCGGTTAAATTCTTATGAGCATTTTATCGAGGAAGCCAATATGGTCAaatacttgctggaaaagataGGGTAATACAAGAAGATACAATACCGACTTTAAATTGCCACTTCCACTTGAAAAGCACATATTACCACTCCACGAACACCAAAATATCGAAGTACACGGTATACCATGCAATAAAAACTAGAGTATCACTGAACTGCAAGTTTATCGAGCCATTTAATATGTTAATCCCTAGCCCAAACCACAAAAGTTACATAAAAAGTAAACATCTTAAAGAAGAGTTGAAGCTAAGTTTAACCGATAAGTGAACTCCAAATTATAAAGAAACATATTACGCATCCGTCCATCATGCATAGTCTATCtcactaaaatatttgattCTCAGATACCAAATTATACCTGACGGCCAATATCTTCAGCAACTGGACTGGTTCCATCAATGTGAAGCAGCAGCGAAGATTTCAACTGCAGAAGACCAACAATATGAGTTATAACTATGCATAAATAAAAACTCATTATTCTACCTCAAGGACACCAACATAGTTAACAAAATAAGTTCGCAGTAAAACCAGGTGGTAGTCACCGTATAGAAACTCATTATAAAAGGTACAACAAGGTGACACCATGACTTAAAAAAACAACCTGGTTACGAGCACGAATCGTATCAGCTTCTGATACTCGATAACATAGCTTGGTTATCTCATACATAATTGCATAGGCCAAATCATCCAAGCAATCAGGCTTCAAAAAAGGAAATAATACAAATCAGACCaagtaaataatttttaactgCTTCCAGAATAAACAGTTCCACTCCcaaattcaattattttaaaaaaatgtggaAGGGTGGGTGTGTCTAAGGCTTGGAAGTGAGAAATAAAGTGAAGGGAGGTATAATTTGAACAAATATATTGCCAACAATGCGTTGAAAAAAGTGCAGCATAATCAAGTAAATAACATTTCCCATTAACACTAGTAACTAGGTATCTTGGAAAATAATGAGCAAAAAACAAATTCATTTTATGAATCCTTGATGGGCTCAATGTACTTAATTCAGAATAAAAGTTCAACTGCCTCCTCTTTATCCAACGCGGAAAACCCACCTTGGCAACAGCATGAACACCAAATAAACCAGTGTCTTTGTAGTTGGTATTGAAAGCCATCATGCTCTCCGCTATTTCATTGATACCTACCCTCTGAGCAAGTTCAGAACTGTATCACAGAATAAAACCAAATTAATGAATGTGACTAGCAGtgaaaatcataaacattttcaaaatgaaATCATATAAGCAATCATGATGAGGTTAGCGAGTACATACCCCATATGCTTCCCGCCACCAGCATTTTTATTCCAAGAACCCAACATCGACTGCATGACCATTAAAGCAATTGAATCTGGATCTGTCCAAGAGGCCCCCTCAAAAGCAACCGCAAATTGTGCTAGAGGAATGCCATCATCAATCATCCTGATCTATATATCCAAATATAAGTCATGTGACTGACATTGCTGTGCATTGCTCTCTTCAAACACTATTACTACTTGTGATCATCAAGCATTCAAACAATACAGGAATACCTCTGAGCCAGTGAATATTGCAGGTTCTTTAGCAACTAAGTCAGAAGTTGTTGTTGGATCTGTTGACAACTTCGTAAATAATTTCTTCACTTGCTCAACAATATCTTCATGCTTGACAGCACCTGCAGCAGCAATCACCTATACAATCCAAAAAGAGAAGATTAAGAGATTTCCATAATCAGAGAACAAGATTATCCAAGCTACCATGCCACAGATTGGTGGAGCCCAATGGAGAAAAGCATTGTGGTTCTACGTACCAATCTTGGATAAGTGTAGTGAGATGTTATGTAATTACGTAGATGTTCTTTTCTAATTGTCCTGATATTTTCAGCGGGTCCAAGTATTGTTCGACCCAAAGGCGTGTACTGGAAAGCAGTGGCATGAAGGTGATCAAATATAACTTCTTCAGCTTGTCCTTCAACCTatgatatttaaataatatacaaaaatgAAAGAGAGCTATTATGAGCGTAGAAGCCACAAAAGTTTGTTGTAGAATAAAAATTAGAGTTTTAACAATCTGGATGACTGTACAAACTAAATTCTAAAAAAAGTAGCCCACCAAGATGCATACCTGCCTGTAATTTTCTTTTAGAAATTGGAAGTATGGAGACATCATAATTCATAACGTCACAGAAAACATTTATTCAGaacaatatacatcaaattaAATCACCAATGGTTTGGGTGGCCACGTATTAGCATGCAAAGGGTCAACAGTAACAAAAGCTTATCCGAAGAATTAACAATGAAACCGTAAAGAACAGTTTGAAAATTTGCAGGATGCCAAACAACTGTTAGATGACTACCAAATAAAGAATGGGTGTGATATCACTAAGTGGAATGTCTGTCCATGACCATCTACCACTACATTCTGTTCAGAATGGTATTCGATGACTGCAAAGCACCTTTTGGTTTGAGAAaggaataattaaaaataatggtAATCACAAACTATGATACTTACACCACAAATTAATTCAGAACAATATACGTCTAATTAAATCACCAATGGTTTGTGTGGTCGCATATTAGCTTGTAAAGGGTCAACAGTAACAAAAGCTTATCCGATGAATTAACAATGACCGTAAAGAAcagtttgaaaattttaaacacCTGTTAGATGACTGCCAAATAAAGAATGGGGATGATATCACTAAGTGGAATGTCTGTTCATGACCATCTACCACTACATTCTGTCCAGAATGGTATTCGATGAATGCAAAGCACCTTCTGGTTTGAGAAaggaataattaaaaatattggtAATCACAAACTATAATACTTACACAACAAATTAATTCAGAACAATATACGTCAAATTAAATCACCAATGGTTTGTGTGGTCGCATATTAGCATGTAAAGGGTCAACAGTAACAAAAGCTTATCCGATGAATTAACAATGAAACCGTAAAGAACAGTTTGAAAATTTGCAGGATGCCAAACAACTGTTAGATGACTACCAAATAAAGAATGGGATGATATCACTAAGTGGAATGTCTTTTCATGACCATCTACCACTACATTCTGTCCAGAATGATATTCGATGAATGCAAAGCACCTTTTGGTTTGAGAAaggaataattaaaaataatggtAATCACAAACTATGATACTTACACCACAAATTAATTCAGAACAATATACGTCTAATTAAATCACCAATGGTTTGTGTGGTCGCATATTAGCTTGT
It contains:
- the LOC142537063 gene encoding putative mitochondrial-processing peptidase subunit beta, mitochondrial; translation: MTTRHLLNLTRRSPRPIHSFTSLHSLSTAVVDATGPSLPAAPPPTAMIYDRLAESVKHKLKKLEHTDQRFLQYNSPHPTPDIHTEILSAPLTRVTTLPNGLRIATESSLASKTATVGVFIDAGSRFESEESNGTAHFLEHMIFKGTERRTARELEEDIENMGGHLNAYTSREQTTYYAKVMDKDVPIALDILSDILQNSKFDEQRINRERDVILREMEEVEGQAEEVIFDHLHATAFQYTPLGRTILGPAENIRTIRKEHLRNYITSHYTYPRLVIAAAGAVKHEDIVEQVKKLFTKLSTDPTTTSDLVAKEPAIFTGSEIRMIDDGIPLAQFAVAFEGASWTDPDSIALMVMQSMLGSWNKNAGGGKHMGSELAQRVGINEIAESMMAFNTNYKDTGLFGVHAVAKPDCLDDLAYAIMYEITKLCYRVSEADTIRARNQLKSSLLLHIDGTSPVAEDIGRQLLTYGRRLSYAELFARIDSVDASTVKRVANRFIFDRDVAITAMGPVQGLPDYNWFRRRTYWLRY
- the LOC142537064 gene encoding F-box protein At5g39250 encodes the protein MPFEEILKVVFPLLEGKDLVSCMLVCKQWLETAQDDYFWKCLCARRWPSICKKSSPPTSTYHKLFKTFYKQRPVRALLPPRLSFNDLEFYIDIWSEDRLILSEVVPGPVLQKGMGTLPPGICDMLRFHLKGPEYKMTCSVQPRFNIPFDQTVSVSVLVGQRDPKKVACVINKSIFDYIDRSAHRALAFDYLDFSPAHPFVSGIRAWVSLLFMDHGDEGIVDVFGIELDFCDVADSEDQVLRLLDMLDWK